In Symphalangus syndactylus isolate Jambi chromosome 14, NHGRI_mSymSyn1-v2.1_pri, whole genome shotgun sequence, one DNA window encodes the following:
- the LOC129462303 gene encoding 5E5 antigen-like isoform X1: protein MVSLCRPGWNAVVQSQLTASNSWPQAILPPPPSRVLGLQALSHRGGASTLCSKSAGLLITGKLFHILLQLLVYPLTASVETRYLFCFHPVRPPARLVGGAQMEKRQEGKGWVWKPLPEAAGPFPPPKPRLRTAWSAFLKLSEIVLRLLQSLEPPPARGRLPGSPRGTPRKVPREEEGVERRRRRGEESADGARSCPSFPRAPASSRIAPALGLSRHGERRPGRRERARGGQRPQRAGKATGRGRTEGPREVGNRRLGPLPKKQNLTLPRESSRQKRKFLSASGTQPDFDNRRCTHQTGEDFTDKGARGRSPVHRGEIFLRPRQRPRGLGSARLRLGEGSGDKGPRPESSLRAAPEGSTRRLG from the coding sequence ggtctcgctctgtcgcccaggctggaatgcagtagtgcaatcacagctcacagcctcgaattcctggcctcaagcaatcctgccacctccgccttccagagtgctgggactacaggcgttaaGTCACCGTGGGGGGGCAAGCACCCTTTGTTCTAAGAGTGCTGGACTCCTGATCACTGGCAAGCTGTTTCACATTCTTCTGCAACTTTTGGTGTATCCTTTGACTGCATCTGTGGAGACCAGatacttattttgttttcatcCCGTTAGGCCCCCAGCTAGGTTGGTAGGGGGTGCGCAGATGGAAAAGCGCCAGGAAGGGAAAGGCTGGGTCTGGAAGCCTCTCCCTGAGGCTGCCGggcccttccctcctcccaaaCCCAGACTTCGCACGGCTTGGTCCGCCTTTCTTAAGCTAAGCGAAATCGTTTTGCGGCTTCTTCAGTCACTGGAACCACCACCTGCTAGAGGCAGGCTCCCAGGTTCTCCTCGTGGGACACCCAGGAAAGTtcccagggaggaggagggagtggagCGCAGAAGGCGGCGCGGGGAGGAGAGCGCGGACGGAGCCAGGAGTTGCCCCTCGTTCCCTCGGGCGCCCGCCTCTTCGCGGATCGCGCCCGCACTGGGCTTATCCAGACACGGCGAGCGGAGGCCGGGGAGAAGGGAGCGGGCGCGGGGCGGACAGAGACCGCAGCGGGCGGGAAAGGCGACTGGCCGCGGCCGGACGGAGGGTCCCCGCGAAGTTGGAAACCGGAGACTTGGGCCCCTGCCCAAAAAGCAGAATCTGACGTTACCGAGGGAGAGTTCCCGACAAAAAAGGAAGTTTTTATCTGCTTCGGGGACCCAGCCAGATTTCGACAATAGAAGGTGTACTCATCAGACCGGGGAGGACTTCACCGACAAGGGGGCCCGGGGCAGGTCGCCAGTGCACAGGGGCGAGATCTTCCTTAGACCCAGGCAAAGGCCGCGGGGTCTGGGCAGCGCGAGGTTAAGGCTGGGAGAGGGTTCTGGCGACAAAGGGCCGCGGCCCGAGTCCTCGCTGAGAGCTGCCCCAGAGGGGTCGACGCGGAGGTTGGGCTGA
- the LOC129462303 gene encoding uncharacterized protein isoform X2, giving the protein MEKRQEGKGWVWKPLPEAAGPFPPPKPRLRTAWSAFLKLSEIVLRLLQSLEPPPARGRLPGSPRGTPRKVPREEEGVERRRRRGEESADGARSCPSFPRAPASSRIAPALGLSRHGERRPGRRERARGGQRPQRAGKATGRGRTEGPREVGNRRLGPLPKKQNLTLPRESSRQKRKFLSASGTQPDFDNRRCTHQTGEDFTDKGARGRSPVHRGEIFLRPRQRPRGLGSARLRLGEGSGDKGPRPESSLRAAPEGSTRRLG; this is encoded by the coding sequence ATGGAAAAGCGCCAGGAAGGGAAAGGCTGGGTCTGGAAGCCTCTCCCTGAGGCTGCCGggcccttccctcctcccaaaCCCAGACTTCGCACGGCTTGGTCCGCCTTTCTTAAGCTAAGCGAAATCGTTTTGCGGCTTCTTCAGTCACTGGAACCACCACCTGCTAGAGGCAGGCTCCCAGGTTCTCCTCGTGGGACACCCAGGAAAGTtcccagggaggaggagggagtggagCGCAGAAGGCGGCGCGGGGAGGAGAGCGCGGACGGAGCCAGGAGTTGCCCCTCGTTCCCTCGGGCGCCCGCCTCTTCGCGGATCGCGCCCGCACTGGGCTTATCCAGACACGGCGAGCGGAGGCCGGGGAGAAGGGAGCGGGCGCGGGGCGGACAGAGACCGCAGCGGGCGGGAAAGGCGACTGGCCGCGGCCGGACGGAGGGTCCCCGCGAAGTTGGAAACCGGAGACTTGGGCCCCTGCCCAAAAAGCAGAATCTGACGTTACCGAGGGAGAGTTCCCGACAAAAAAGGAAGTTTTTATCTGCTTCGGGGACCCAGCCAGATTTCGACAATAGAAGGTGTACTCATCAGACCGGGGAGGACTTCACCGACAAGGGGGCCCGGGGCAGGTCGCCAGTGCACAGGGGCGAGATCTTCCTTAGACCCAGGCAAAGGCCGCGGGGTCTGGGCAGCGCGAGGTTAAGGCTGGGAGAGGGTTCTGGCGACAAAGGGCCGCGGCCCGAGTCCTCGCTGAGAGCTGCCCCAGAGGGGTCGACGCGGAGGTTGGGCTGA